GAAATCTCTTTACCACAAAAGTTATGAGAAAAGGGTTTAAGGTATACAAAACAAGTGCTTTAAGACCAAGATTAATCACTAATATCCAATCAGTGATACATATAGTAAAGTGTCTTTTAAATTTCCCAAAATGTTTCGTTGAAATATATAAAATAATCCAAGTTGAACAACCGGACATCATTCAGATTAATGGTTTCATATGTATCCAAGAAGCACTCGCCGCCTTCATTACTAATAAAAAGAAATTTGTATGGGTATTGATCTCCGACCTTTACCCCCGCATGATAATATTTGCCCTATCACCCCTTATTAGGTCAGCAACTCGAGTATTTGTATCAAGAAGGTTAATTAACTATTATCTGGGGAAAAAAGGCGACAAAGTGATTTATGAGCCTGTTGATATTAATAAGTTTAATCCTGGGAACATTACTTTAGACGAGAAAAATAAAATGAGTCTTGGAAACTTCTCCGTAGTTTCTACGGGATACATTTCACCAAGGAAAGGATACGATTATCTGATCAAAAGCATAAAAATTCTTAAAGGATATTTTCCTGACATAAAGTTAATAATAGTAGGTAAAGTTCTTCCCCTACAAAA
Above is a window of Candidatus Omnitrophota bacterium DNA encoding:
- a CDS encoding glycosyltransferase family 4 protein, coding for MPKIKVLNIQPFDIIGSIQRRSLLVASELKKFGIENVFLAPTGVEGNLFTTKVMRKGFKVYKTSALRPRLITNIQSVIHIVKCLLNFPKCFVEIYKIIQVEQPDIIQINGFICIQEALAAFITNKKKFVWVLISDLYPRMIIFALSPLIRSATRVFVSRRLINYYLGKKGDKVIYEPVDINKFNPGNITLDEKNKMSLGNFSVVSTGYISPRKGYDYLIKSIKILKGYFPDIKLIIVGKVLPLQKEYYNSLRHLVKTLNLDQNVVFTGYVKEKELLLILSLADIFAMASTHEGTPVSILEAMAMEKPIVATNVGGISELVREGKTGILVSPRNAEELAKAIMRLLKDDKLRRKMGKNGRLFVKDKFSIQNCVSGYKSLYYHIRNRCFKFR